Genomic window (Arachis hypogaea cultivar Tifrunner chromosome 13, arahy.Tifrunner.gnm2.J5K5, whole genome shotgun sequence):
CTTGGGTTGGACAATTGATGATATCAAAGGCATCAGCCCAGCCATCTGTATGCACAAAATTTTGTTGGAAGAAGAGTCAAAACCTGtagttcaaccccaaagaaggctcaacccaGCTATGAAGGAGGTAGTTCAAAAAGAAGTAATGAAGTTATGGAATGCTGGAATAATCTTTCCCATCTCCGACAGctcatgggtaagcccggttcaagtcgtaccaaagaaaggaggaatgacagtcatcaccaatgaaaagaatgagttgatccctactagaacagtgactgggtggagaatgtgcatagactataggaggtTAAACgaagccacaagaaaagatcattttcctcttccattcattgatcaaatgctggaaagattggccggccatgcctattattgcttcttaGATGGGTACTCCGGGtacaatcaaatcgtggtggatcccaaggaccaagagaaaactgccttcacatgtccatttggagtttttacatacaggaggatgccctttgggctatgcaatgccccagccacatttcagaggtgtatgctttccattttttctgatatggttgaaaaatttttagaagtcttcatggatgatttttctgtctttggcaattcatttaatacttgcttgcatcatttaacccttgttttgaaaagatgccaagaaactaacttagtcttgaactgggagaaatgccatttcatggttactgaagggatagttcttgggcataaggtgTCATGcaagggtatagaagttgataaagctaaaatagaaattattgaaaaGCTTCCTATACCCGTTAATGTAAAAGCAGTGaggagttttcttgggcatgctggcttctacagaaggttcatcaaagatttttcaaaaatagcaaaaccattgagTAATTTGCTGATGATTGACAaccctttcatctttgatgacaattgtaagcatgcctttgaaaccttaaaaagaaaactcaccacagcaccaatcatcacaccccctgaGTGGAAcctaccttttgaacttatgtgtgatgcaagtgacattgctattggtgctgtgctgggacaaaagaaagataagttgcaccatgtcatatattatgcaagcaaAGTGTTAAATGAAGCTCAGAAAAATTATACAACCACTGAGAAAGAACTTTTGGCAattgtttatgcatttgataaatttaggcAATACTTGATTGGGTCAAAAGTTatagtgtacactgaccatgctgctctcaagtatttgatgtctaaacaggattcaaagccaaggctcattaggtgggtgctgctactacaagagtttgatattgaagtaAGAGATAGGAAGGGAAGTGAAAATCAAGTGGCAGATCATTTGTCAAGAGTACCACAAGACGCACATCAAGATAAACCACAGCAAGTAAATGAGAATTTCCCTGATGAGCACCTGTTCCAAGttcaacaagcaccttggtttgctgacatagcaaattataaagtaggaaggaagatacctcaagaattctctaagcaacaagtgaaaaagttaatcaatgaagcaaggaggttcttatgggatgaaccttTTTTATTCAAAAGGTGTTCTGATGGAATGATTCGGAGGTGTGTTcatgaaaatgaaatgagaaacatattgtggcattgtcatggttcagcataCGGTGGACATtttggaccagagagaacagctgcaaaggtattacaaagtggtttctattggccaaccatcttcaaggatgccagagaatttgttcaccaatgcaatgaatgccaaagagctggagggttgacaaaaagaaatgagatgcctcagaattTCATCTTGGAGGTAGAGCTATTTGACTTATGGGGcgttgatttcatggggccctttcccccttcctacTCTTTCAGATACATCTTGGTGGCAGTAGAATATgtctccaagtgggtggaagccatagccacaaccacttgTGATGCGCAAATTGTTCTTCAATTTCTCAAGAAACATAtcttcactagatatggagtgcccaaaggTCTTATCAGCGATGGTggcagccacttttgcaacaaacagatggagaaactcctacacaaatatggagtaattcataAAGTATCCACACCATACCACCCccagactaatggccaggctgagcTAGcaaatagagaattgaagaaaattctagaaaaaacagtgggaagcacaaggAAAGACTGGGCCAGGAAGTtagaagatgcactttgggcatacaggacagctttcaaaacacccaTTGGAAAGTCCCCATTTCAGTTATTATATGGAAAATCATgtcacctccctgtggagcttgaacataaagctttttgggccactagactcctcaaccttgattctcaagcagcaggagaaaagAGGATGCTACAACTAAATGAGATGGATGAGTTTagactggaagcttatgagaatacTAAGATATTCAAGGagagagctaagaggtggcatgaccaGAAGATCTTAAAGAAagaattcaagccaggacagcaagtgcttcTGTACAACTCTAGGCTCAAGATCTTCCCTGGCAAGCTAAAGTCCAAATGGACAGGGCCGTATCTAGTAACAAAAGTTTTTCCCTATGGAAGTCTTGAGCTGCTAGATGAAGCTACACAGAGTCACTTCACAGCAAATGGGCATAGAGCAAAGCCTTATTTAGGAGGgcaatgggacaaggaaaaagaaGTTCAATATCTGAACTGACCAAAcacagaggatgtcaagctagtgacgataaaagagcgcttgttgggaggcaacccaacctgaggtagttttcctttcataactattttaataaaaaggttaattggTTTATCtacattgcaagaagctaagtttggtgttgcacaccaaaacaatataaaggagaatgaaggattctaagtttggtatttcaCCAAAATtccattataaaacacattctcactctcTGCATAATGATGGCTTCAAGCAtgatggatgaactagttaactattctgctatttcctagttttcagttttattgcttttgaaaaagaagaagaaaagaaaaagagttatTACGCATGGTTAATCTAAtacattggcaaggtactaagtttggtgttcacacaccaaagtgagTTCAAGAGCCCACAAATAAGTCTTGCAGATTAGCTGAATACCTAAAGGAGTTGAAAAGCAAGCAACATTCGAGGAGTATGCAGGAAAATAGCCAACAAATCAGGGAACATCTGCATTATGACTTACAAGGAAcaaacagaaggaagaatgaaaagctgcaacccaacaggttgtatttatACTTGATCCTTGTTGTTGTGTAATGATTTAATTCAGAGAGTCCTTTATGTCTGGCTGGAATGATCATGTAGTTGCAAGTGGAAGTACATGTTGAAGAAAGCTATCTGCTTaaattttgcttgaaaactatctgcataataattgtcatcatccatcaactcgaatactttgttttgtttcccttgctgtttgaataaaagagagatgtttgatttagaaaagtaattgttcaatgttgcagaagtgagaataaaagttagtggtggtatatgtgtttgatttaaGTGATAGCTCATAGAATAAATGTTGCAAAATGACTTGTTACTTAAAGCCTAAGCTAGTTTGATGCTGTGACCTCTCAATTATTGAAAGTCCCttgaaaataaatcaaaacagagaaaagagaaagaagaaaaagccaaagaaagtggcaaagaaacaaacaataaggctagacaccaatagcttggaccctaggacatatgcctgtggtgtttgtgtactgggatctgcttggacaagtaagttctaaggagtattttaaaacttggcaacttagatcaactgatttgggattgccaactgaaagtccacaataaagagcaacctagctacaaaacatttagtgatccaaagagatgctgggcatcaatgttcctaggaggaaaaagtgagccatgtgtctgtggtgaagaaatgttgagtaaaATAAGGCCAAAGgtcactgcaacatttgacaccaagtcTTCAATAAGAAATAAGCTCTGTAATgcaaaagaaagaggaaaaaacTAACAAGGGAATGAACAAAAAGTGAGGATTCATGGCAGCAATCTTAGTGAACTCTTAAAGGAACATTGTTTGTcttgacagcaagtaataaatgagctactttTGATCTGCATAAAGCCCCATAGACCAAGTTCAACTATCTGCTTAATAAGAACATATACACttatctatttcattctatcttctcttatgtttgatgcttgcttggggacaagcaagttttaagtttggtgttgtgatgacaagtcatcatataccctttttaatagtctttttctttattttcatttggttttatgcactttcttgcattttaagaaagcaatttggaatgaaaatgcataacttctttgaatcaaacaaccaccatataattgatgctaaatcatgaggtttaggccaAATTTAATTGCAGTTTTATGATttgtaaaccttgtgaatttggtgatactttgattggttgttttgattaattgtaggtgaagaaaagaagaaaagaagaaaagcgtgacCTAAGAAGCGTGGTTCAAGGAATAGAAAGTGTGGCCATCAAAGGAGAAAGTGTAGTGCAACAAACCATGGAACCCATTCCAAGAGCACCAAGCACTAAGAGAGCGCTACACTCACTTCCAAGGgaccaaggcacaaagctcagctcactttgtgagctgagcacaacacaaggccaagaaataaggaaatgaggaaccaagctcagctcacaaagtgagcattatcgagagcgctagaggagaaattcaagaaaaatgatttccaaatgcatgctccaagacttgaacccatgaccaaagggAAAGGGTGGAGGCGCTACTCTCatggaaaataagccaaaattggccaaATGCACTCCCCAAGCTTCGAACcccacaccttgaggaagcaaggaagcaaggcaaccaAGAAAAGGGGTAGCGCATgcttcccatgggtttcgaaccaaggacccttCCTTGGATacaccaaagctcagctcacaaagtgagctgagcgctaCTTCTTGATGCATGGGGGCACATCTTGACACGGCCAGGAAAGGAGTGGAGCGCATGACACGGTCCAAGGGGCAGCACAACAAATTGGCActaaggcaccaatgctcagctcacaaagtgagctgagctctccCCTGATGCACCCCAAGACAGCAGCACGCTATCAATGCTTCCCCACACTAAGTGTcgaagctcagctcactttgtgagctgagcactccCCTGGAAGCATATTacccatgggctgaaaattcaaccaaaagtccaatttaattcaaatcttcaccaaatcaaaagcccatccaaattccaatatccaagaatagaaagtgtataaataggagttagtttgatgtaattagagagctgaatttttattttgaatttttctttgaactttcatttttcatttttgagcttttgtttttgagtttagatttcagagaacttggaaggagaattgatctctcttcttcttggttcttgcttgaacactctttaattttcttgctttggatctttggtggagaattgaagaaattctgtttcaatctcaccttgagatcccttgtttattttctttctgcataattgaatttgaatttctgtttactgcttcttcatctactttgcttctgcaatttacttttctttacttcttttgcaattgctcttgttggatcaaggaaggatttgagatctagacttgttatctagtctcttccactcctgagatctcaaccccttttaatttgctgcaatttaagcactgctttctagttctttaaattctcaagtcattttacttttctgttaagatctacttcactgcacttcaattttctcttttatgtttaatgccatttacttgtttcttgtttaattcctgcaagtccacaccccaatcccttttacaattcaagcaatttacatttcttgcactttaagcttcagtcatttatattccttgcaagttaagattctgcactttattttacatgctctttaagattcagtttctttattttcctgctctttagtttgttgcaattttccctttcccttttacattcaaagtaatttagtttctgttaatcacaaacactcaaccaatacttgattcgcttgactaaatcaaccactaaactaaaattgctcaatccttcaatccctgtgggatcgacctcactcatgtgagttattattacttgatgcgacccggtacacttgccggttagatttgtgtgttttggtggaaatttatttttcaccaaaataactcatcagtaatcctctttcttggacctttgtcaggtctctttcagggattacttttataacttgttttgtaggaggccgagttctttacgtcgtcctcttctaagttatttttgtaatcctctttcttggatctttatcagatctctttcagggattacttctataactttttcattttgggctgattttgttatgtcgggcccttctaagttaaagtaatcctctttaatagggttggccagacctctttccagggtttacttgtaacttgggttgacttggtccgacttctttaggtcggccagtctttaagttattatttagcaatccataagacctcgtcaggttctttttcggatcactttcgataacttcttacattattctgtgttcatctttgccgatttgtagaaggtggttgctatctttagatcatcttttaggtgaatcgcgttttcacctttatcagaCGATTGTCTTTATCATGATCGTGCAGTGAAGTTGCTTTTCACTttatgccgatctgttgctttataatcagacgatgaatgcttcagattaatgcatc
Coding sequences:
- the LOC140177674 gene encoding uncharacterized protein produces the protein MDEFRLEAYENTKIFKERAKRWHDQKILKKEFKPGQQVLLYNSRLKIFPGKLKSKWTGPYLVTKVFPYGSLELLDEATQSHFTANGHRAKPYLGGQWDKEKEVQYLN